Proteins found in one Paenibacillus dendritiformis genomic segment:
- a CDS encoding DMT family transporter: MHWVYLFFAIVLEIAGTVSMKLSQGFTKLWPSLFMIIFYILAFSSLNLSLKQVPVSVAYAIWSGLGTAAIAVIGYLVFQESMTLLKGVSILLIILGVIGLNVGGQEKPADNAVHEGSQAVVHSGSAFDGDRARTGE; the protein is encoded by the coding sequence ATGCATTGGGTATATTTGTTCTTCGCCATTGTGCTCGAAATAGCCGGCACGGTATCGATGAAGCTGTCACAAGGATTTACGAAGCTATGGCCTTCCCTGTTCATGATAATCTTTTATATTTTGGCGTTCTCCAGCTTGAACTTATCGTTGAAGCAGGTTCCGGTCAGCGTCGCCTACGCGATATGGTCGGGTCTTGGCACGGCCGCGATCGCGGTTATTGGCTATCTCGTGTTCCAGGAGTCGATGACACTGCTCAAAGGCGTCTCGATTCTGCTCATTATTTTGGGCGTCATCGGGCTCAATGTGGGCGGGCAGGAGAAACCGGCCGACAACGCGGTCCACGAAGGCAGCCAGGCTGTGGTCCATTCAGGCTCCGCCTTCGACGGAGATCGCGCCCGCACAGGAGAATAA
- a CDS encoding metallophosphoesterase family protein has protein sequence MERMLVISDIHGELEKFERLLEMARYDANLDQLLLLGDYIDRGPHSKEVLAKVRDLQQSGAIVLMGNHEKMMLDAYRNEEKAVERWFRNGAKQTLLSYGCAEEEAEGLPAAIRWTDELLDAISFVDKLPYYYETEDYIFVHAGVEPGVPLADCDPHKLVWIRGEFHEGYGGPKTVIFGHSRTKSLHGSDGVYFGTNSIIGIDGGCVYGGRLNCLELPSRHIYYIE, from the coding sequence ATGGAGCGAATGCTTGTCATTAGCGATATTCATGGAGAACTGGAGAAGTTCGAGCGGCTGCTGGAGATGGCCCGTTATGACGCGAATCTCGATCAGCTCTTGCTGCTGGGCGATTATATTGACCGTGGCCCTCATTCAAAAGAAGTGCTCGCCAAGGTGCGGGATCTGCAGCAGTCGGGGGCGATCGTCCTGATGGGCAATCATGAGAAAATGATGCTCGATGCCTACCGAAATGAGGAGAAGGCTGTGGAGCGCTGGTTCCGCAACGGGGCCAAGCAGACGCTGCTGAGCTACGGCTGTGCAGAGGAAGAAGCAGAGGGTCTGCCGGCGGCAATCCGCTGGACCGATGAATTGCTGGATGCGATCTCGTTCGTGGACAAGCTGCCCTATTATTATGAGACGGAGGACTATATTTTCGTCCATGCCGGAGTGGAGCCGGGGGTACCGTTGGCGGACTGCGATCCGCATAAGCTGGTCTGGATACGCGGGGAATTTCATGAGGGCTATGGCGGCCCGAAGACGGTCATTTTCGGCCATTCCCGCACGAAGTCGCTGCATGGATCGGATGGGGTTTATTTTGGAACCAATTCGATTATCGGCATCGACGGCGGCTGCGTATACGGCGGACGGCTCAACTGCCTGGAGCTGCCATCCCGGCATATTTATTATATCGAGTAA
- a CDS encoding CAP domain-containing protein codes for MAIGLFLTPAFTYAAANSMPAADETLRTTPVVAAASGTELKLQGISIGMSEPELIGILGEPARKDLSEYNFEWYIYNQNYQRYIQVGVQHGKVVALYTNAQDWTGAGGIGFGSTRQEVEAAYGSPLASLKKGNTIYKFKDNGGEYSLHLVGGAYATLFYDLSRKNTVTSIQLIDQNIELSFKGFYGKPSERLRESFEREVLDLTNAVRVREGKKPLEWNDKIADTARMHSEDMMKQGFFSHDNPDGQSPFDRMKQDGITYKMAGENIAAGQTSAIFAHENWMNSSGHRKNILSDFERLGVGISFGGPYQVYYTQNFFTPSR; via the coding sequence ATGGCTATCGGGCTGTTCCTGACGCCTGCATTCACCTACGCCGCAGCGAACAGCATGCCGGCAGCGGACGAGACGCTGCGCACCACTCCTGTAGTCGCCGCAGCAAGCGGCACGGAGTTGAAGCTGCAAGGCATATCTATCGGGATGAGCGAGCCGGAATTGATCGGAATTCTCGGAGAACCCGCCCGCAAAGATTTAAGCGAATACAACTTCGAATGGTACATATACAATCAGAATTACCAACGTTATATCCAGGTCGGCGTACAGCACGGCAAAGTGGTTGCCCTGTATACGAACGCCCAGGATTGGACTGGCGCCGGTGGAATCGGCTTCGGGTCGACCAGGCAAGAAGTAGAAGCCGCTTACGGCTCCCCGCTTGCCAGTCTCAAGAAAGGAAATACGATCTATAAGTTCAAGGACAACGGCGGAGAATACAGCCTGCATCTGGTCGGCGGAGCATATGCTACTCTATTTTACGATCTAAGCCGGAAAAATACGGTCACCTCGATCCAGCTCATCGATCAGAATATCGAGTTATCGTTCAAAGGCTTTTATGGAAAGCCAAGCGAACGTTTGCGGGAAAGCTTTGAGCGGGAAGTGCTGGATTTGACCAATGCGGTGCGTGTACGCGAAGGAAAAAAACCGCTCGAGTGGAACGACAAGATTGCGGATACGGCGCGCATGCATAGCGAAGATATGATGAAGCAGGGCTTCTTCTCACACGATAATCCCGATGGCCAATCTCCGTTCGATCGGATGAAGCAAGACGGCATCACTTACAAGATGGCCGGAGAAAATATTGCCGCCGGACAAACAAGCGCCATCTTCGCCCACGAGAACTGGATGAACTCAAGCGGCCACCGCAAAAACATTTTAAGCGATTTCGAACGACTTGGCGTCGGAATCTCTTTCGGCGGACCCTATCAAGTCTATTATACGCAAAACTTCTTCACACCGAGCCGCTAG
- a CDS encoding helix-turn-helix domain-containing protein, whose product MSMDGQCRALRSEIDKKIKEKGYTLLRVSELSGVNQGHLSMVLNGNPPRPMTVEQLDKLAAAFGEEPGWLYDLYYEECFKSESGKLRSGEERLSNKRVRSYLVRCAELNRLDYVESIIAKMLDTPRVALALLYDVAEELYAKGEVQAAVPFYQYVIENEKDNYAERFIMSQYRLFRASIGRDAQKNWEAVIAFSPYRKRLQEHLQLEALHYLGNVCYSLYQWRRAEQYADELRELATTLYQYMIRERKKGNNPKLPPSEFPLVAYYGEGYLMKGNVLERCKRYAEALQYVQGYENLDWFEVVDEAGLAFIEKFKLWAQGNRYTLEVCRGDKNAIEPYADYLAEHPTELLPGLNPILMSAWEHGFCVDQVLDRFSEQIAQLQDSGSIIYIERLLNFLYNYAKYEFMRQRFGRGIDGILRCLKLSYLNNQPGSAYRSMMLFEKYRQYASEQQRKLYHSITDGSKTLHMYNHGAGLEM is encoded by the coding sequence ATGTCTATGGATGGGCAATGCAGAGCTTTGCGGTCGGAGATTGACAAGAAGATTAAGGAGAAGGGATATACGCTCCTGAGGGTAAGCGAATTGTCAGGCGTTAATCAAGGGCATCTCAGCATGGTGTTGAACGGGAATCCGCCGCGTCCGATGACGGTGGAGCAGCTCGACAAGCTGGCTGCCGCTTTCGGGGAAGAGCCGGGGTGGCTGTACGACTTATATTACGAGGAGTGCTTCAAGAGCGAGAGCGGGAAGCTGCGAAGCGGCGAGGAGAGGCTGTCGAACAAGCGCGTGCGCTCCTATCTGGTCCGCTGCGCCGAGTTGAACCGGCTCGATTACGTCGAGAGCATTATCGCGAAGATGCTGGACACGCCGCGGGTTGCATTGGCGCTGCTGTATGATGTCGCGGAGGAGCTGTATGCGAAGGGCGAGGTGCAGGCGGCCGTCCCATTCTATCAGTATGTGATAGAGAATGAGAAGGACAACTATGCGGAGCGGTTCATTATGAGCCAATACCGGCTGTTCCGGGCGTCAATCGGCCGGGACGCGCAGAAGAACTGGGAAGCGGTCATCGCCTTTTCTCCTTATCGCAAGCGTCTGCAGGAGCATCTCCAGCTTGAGGCACTGCATTATTTGGGGAATGTATGCTACAGCTTATATCAATGGAGGCGAGCGGAACAGTACGCAGATGAACTGCGCGAGTTGGCAACGACACTGTATCAATATATGATTCGAGAGCGGAAGAAGGGGAACAACCCGAAGCTGCCCCCATCCGAATTTCCGCTGGTCGCCTATTATGGCGAAGGATATTTAATGAAGGGAAATGTGCTGGAGAGATGCAAGAGGTACGCTGAGGCACTGCAATATGTGCAAGGCTATGAGAATTTGGATTGGTTCGAAGTGGTGGACGAAGCGGGGCTTGCATTTATAGAGAAGTTCAAGCTATGGGCACAAGGCAACCGGTATACGCTTGAAGTATGCAGAGGTGATAAGAATGCGATTGAGCCGTACGCAGATTATTTGGCAGAGCATCCGACAGAATTGCTGCCGGGATTGAACCCGATTCTGATGTCCGCTTGGGAGCATGGGTTTTGTGTAGATCAGGTTCTGGACAGATTTTCGGAGCAGATTGCCCAGCTTCAGGATAGCGGGAGCATCATTTACATAGAGCGGCTTCTTAACTTTCTGTACAACTACGCCAAATATGAGTTCATGAGACAACGATTCGGCAGGGGGATAGATGGTATCCTGCGGTGTTTGAAGCTATCGTACCTTAACAATCAGCCAGGCTCTGCCTATCGAAGTATGATGTTATTTGAAAAATATCGGCAATATGCATCAGAACAGCAACGGAAACTCTATCATTCGATAACAGACGGCTCGAAAACCTTGCATATGTACAATCATGGAGCGGGACTTGAAATGTAA
- a CDS encoding Rieske (2Fe-2S) protein gives MTDWIHAGTWEDLQEQGAKVIKGGIAVFVHADEVYAVDNRCPHMGFPLHMGSLCDGILTCHWHHARFDVCSGGTLDPWADDVPVHRVKVEQGSVWVDPRPQVASSVEKQLRRLREGMEQNLSLVIAKSVVALVEAGVPAADIARVGVDFGTTYRSAGWSSGLTILAAMVNVLPKLDKYGRILALYHGLARVARDCAGQPARFLQQPLPETEQQATEHLSAWYRRCIEVRDIRGAERVLASAIASGMEPNELMSMMMTAVTDHFYMDGGHTLDFHNKAFEILQHIGSDSAVRVLSSLVPLPARAARSEELQHWQSPVNLVDPLREAFRELESITWSAVETPASTEDTPEQAEEEEQQLLALLLGDQPLQTIEALTNALRSGRSPVRLAQLVALAAAERITRFHTQNEFGDWITVLHTFTHAHAVHETLRRSANVFTVRAIYYAAVTVYLDRFLNVPAARRPSGEHAEANPNSTDPGWLLKLLDRQQQVAESGEWLAQYLRQNGDIDALFNTLGHALLREDAEFHSYQMYEAASAEYDRWDAESGPLAAQAKQTMLLALTRYLAAHSPTARELPHTARIAWRLHRGEKLFEE, from the coding sequence ATGACGGATTGGATACATGCCGGAACATGGGAAGATCTTCAGGAACAGGGAGCCAAAGTGATTAAGGGCGGTATTGCGGTGTTTGTGCATGCCGATGAAGTGTACGCCGTGGACAACCGCTGCCCGCATATGGGATTTCCGCTTCATATGGGCAGTCTCTGCGACGGCATTCTGACCTGCCACTGGCATCACGCGCGGTTCGACGTATGCAGCGGGGGCACGCTGGACCCATGGGCGGATGACGTGCCTGTGCACCGGGTCAAGGTCGAGCAGGGCAGCGTATGGGTCGATCCGAGGCCCCAGGTCGCGAGCAGCGTGGAGAAGCAGTTAAGGCGCTTGCGGGAGGGGATGGAGCAGAACCTGTCCCTCGTTATCGCGAAGAGCGTCGTCGCGCTTGTCGAGGCGGGCGTGCCCGCGGCGGACATCGCCAGGGTGGGCGTCGACTTCGGGACGACATACCGCTCCGCCGGCTGGAGCTCGGGCCTGACCATCTTGGCGGCGATGGTGAACGTGCTGCCGAAGCTGGACAAATACGGGCGCATTCTTGCCCTGTACCACGGCCTTGCCCGCGTGGCGCGGGACTGCGCCGGACAGCCGGCGCGATTCCTGCAGCAGCCGCTGCCGGAGACGGAGCAGCAGGCGACAGAGCATCTGTCCGCCTGGTACCGGAGATGCATTGAAGTTCGCGATATCCGCGGCGCCGAACGGGTGCTGGCCAGCGCGATAGCCAGCGGCATGGAGCCGAACGAGCTCATGTCGATGATGATGACCGCGGTTACCGATCACTTCTATATGGATGGGGGACATACGCTCGATTTCCATAACAAGGCGTTCGAAATATTGCAGCATATCGGCAGCGATTCCGCTGTGCGCGTCCTCAGCTCGCTCGTGCCGCTGCCGGCCCGCGCCGCCCGCAGCGAGGAGCTGCAGCATTGGCAATCGCCGGTCAATCTGGTCGATCCGCTGCGGGAAGCCTTCCGGGAGCTGGAGAGCATCACCTGGTCCGCCGTGGAGACGCCCGCTTCGACCGAGGACACGCCGGAGCAGGCCGAAGAAGAGGAGCAGCAGCTTCTGGCCTTGCTTCTCGGCGATCAGCCGCTGCAGACGATCGAGGCGCTTACGAATGCGCTGCGATCCGGACGCTCTCCCGTGCGGCTGGCCCAGCTCGTCGCTCTCGCAGCGGCGGAGCGGATCACCCGCTTCCATACCCAGAACGAGTTCGGGGATTGGATTACGGTGCTGCATACGTTCACGCACGCGCATGCCGTCCACGAGACGCTGCGGCGGAGCGCCAACGTCTTCACGGTGCGCGCCATCTATTACGCCGCCGTCACCGTATACCTGGATCGCTTCCTTAACGTTCCGGCCGCCCGCCGGCCGAGCGGTGAACACGCGGAAGCGAATCCGAATTCGACCGATCCGGGCTGGCTGCTCAAGCTGCTCGATCGGCAGCAGCAGGTGGCGGAATCCGGCGAGTGGCTGGCCCAGTATTTGCGCCAGAATGGGGACATCGATGCCTTGTTCAACACGCTCGGCCATGCCCTGCTGAGGGAGGACGCGGAATTCCATTCGTACCAGATGTACGAGGCGGCCAGCGCGGAGTATGACCGCTGGGACGCCGAGAGCGGCCCGCTGGCTGCGCAGGCGAAGCAGACGATGCTGCTTGCCTTGACGCGTTATTTGGCCGCCCATTCGCCGACGGCGCGGGAGCTGCCGCATACGGCGCGCATCGCGTGGCGCCTGCATCGGGGAGAGAAGCTGTTCGAAGAATAG
- a CDS encoding short chain dehydrogenase gives MKILIVGASGTIGRAIANELEARHDIIRAGRQGPDVQVDITDTDSIRAMYEATGEVDAVVSATGSAYFGPLADMTPEQNELSIGSKLKGQVNLVLLGHRYVRDRGSFTLTTGIMMDDPILQGASAAMANGGVKAFVKAAAIEMPRGIRINSVSPNVLQESMDVYGAFFPGFDPVPVRRVALAYRKSVEGAQTGQSYEVY, from the coding sequence ATGAAAATATTGATTGTAGGAGCGAGCGGCACAATCGGGCGCGCTATTGCGAATGAGCTCGAAGCCCGTCATGACATCATCCGCGCGGGGAGACAAGGGCCGGATGTGCAAGTGGATATTACCGACACGGACAGCATCCGGGCCATGTATGAGGCGACGGGCGAAGTGGATGCGGTCGTCAGCGCGACCGGAAGCGCTTATTTCGGCCCGCTGGCGGACATGACGCCCGAACAGAATGAGCTGTCGATCGGGAGCAAGCTCAAGGGGCAGGTGAATCTGGTGCTGCTCGGTCACCGCTATGTTCGCGATCGCGGCAGCTTCACCTTGACGACGGGCATCATGATGGATGATCCGATTCTTCAGGGGGCCTCGGCCGCTATGGCCAACGGCGGCGTCAAAGCGTTCGTTAAGGCGGCGGCTATCGAAATGCCGCGAGGCATCCGCATCAACAGCGTCAGCCCGAATGTGCTGCAGGAATCAATGGATGTCTATGGCGCGTTCTTCCCCGGCTTCGATCCCGTTCCCGTGCGGCGGGTCGCCTTGGCGTATCGCAAGAGCGTGGAGGGCGCGCAGACGGGACAAAGCTATGAGGTCTATTGA
- a CDS encoding aspartyl-phosphate phosphatase Spo0E family protein: MEDVNMGGSCGLIEKEAILHRNELSARGEEWMMSRLEPEEEETDMNDLMRKIEQIRARMVSLAMENNDLLNERAIRESQRLDKYIVLVQKAKYRHRGKQQRIGVLLHQ; encoded by the coding sequence ATGGAAGACGTGAATATGGGCGGTTCCTGCGGATTGATTGAAAAGGAAGCGATCCTTCATCGAAATGAGCTGTCGGCTCGTGGTGAAGAATGGATGATGAGCAGGCTGGAACCGGAAGAGGAAGAGACGGATATGAACGATCTGATGCGCAAAATTGAACAGATCCGGGCACGAATGGTGAGTCTGGCGATGGAAAATAATGATCTGCTGAATGAAAGGGCAATCCGGGAAAGTCAGCGGCTTGATAAATACATTGTGCTCGTCCAGAAGGCAAAATACCGGCACCGCGGCAAGCAGCAGCGGATTGGTGTGCTGCTTCACCAGTAA
- a CDS encoding SLC13 family permease gives MNSDIIITLIILAAAAILFMTGKIRSDLVAICSLILLVLLGILTPNEALSGFSNSVVIMMIGLFIVGGGIFQTGLAKLASGKMLQLAGHSETRLLITVILATSLIGAFVSNTGTVAVMLPIVVSLAASANISPGRLLMPIAFASSMGGMLTLIGTPPNLVISETLAQAGFDELSFFSFTPIGIVCLLIGTGLLLLLSRLLPKEQGEGRGKRNGRSLHELARQYQLSQNLYRVQAGNEASIVSRSLQELDIPNQYQVHIIEIRRRTSSKNPFFKTINQEIAGPATVIHDKDILYVYGPFERVQAFAEACGLELLDHQAAEIEQAAEPNTERYASDQIGIAEVLLPPNSPLLNQQVKQSGFREKYQLNILAIQRKGEYLLHQLKDEKIRFGDALLVQGTWKSIARLSREESDVVVVGQPLETAAAMPMNHKAPIAAGIMLFMIALLILEIFPAVISVMIAAVLMVATGCLRGMESAYKTINWESIVLIGGMIPVSIAIEKTGAAALLSQKLVLTLGNIGPFALLAGIYFTTSILTLFISNTACAVLVAPIAMTAAMQLGVNPHPYLFAVAIAASMCFAVPFSTPPNALVMSAGKYSFMDYIRVGLPLQLLLGIAMVALLPLFFPF, from the coding sequence ATGAATTCAGACATCATTATCACGCTTATCATCCTGGCCGCAGCAGCGATTCTCTTCATGACGGGAAAGATACGATCGGATCTGGTCGCGATCTGCTCCCTAATCCTGCTCGTCCTGCTTGGAATATTAACGCCGAATGAGGCGTTGTCCGGCTTCTCCAATTCTGTCGTCATCATGATGATCGGCTTGTTCATCGTGGGAGGCGGGATCTTCCAGACCGGGCTCGCCAAGCTGGCCAGCGGCAAGATGCTTCAGCTCGCGGGCCATAGCGAGACGCGTCTGTTGATTACCGTTATCCTGGCCACGTCGCTGATCGGCGCCTTCGTCAGCAATACCGGCACCGTCGCCGTCATGCTGCCCATCGTCGTCAGCCTGGCCGCCAGCGCCAATATCAGCCCGGGACGGCTGTTGATGCCGATCGCGTTCGCCAGCAGCATGGGCGGCATGCTGACCTTAATCGGGACGCCGCCCAATCTGGTCATCAGCGAGACGCTCGCCCAAGCGGGATTCGACGAGCTGTCCTTCTTCTCCTTCACCCCGATCGGAATCGTCTGCCTCCTGATCGGCACAGGTCTTCTGCTTCTTCTGAGCAGGCTGCTTCCGAAGGAACAAGGCGAAGGGCGCGGCAAACGGAACGGGCGATCGCTGCACGAGCTTGCGCGCCAGTACCAGCTGTCCCAGAACCTGTACCGCGTGCAGGCCGGCAATGAAGCGTCGATTGTGTCCCGATCGCTGCAGGAGCTGGATATTCCGAACCAGTATCAGGTTCATATTATCGAGATTCGCCGCCGGACGTCGAGCAAGAACCCGTTCTTCAAGACGATCAATCAAGAGATTGCCGGTCCGGCGACGGTCATCCATGACAAAGACATTCTGTATGTATATGGACCGTTCGAGCGCGTGCAAGCATTCGCCGAAGCGTGCGGGCTTGAGCTGCTCGACCATCAGGCCGCCGAGATCGAGCAAGCCGCCGAGCCGAATACCGAGCGGTACGCTTCGGATCAGATCGGCATCGCCGAGGTGCTGCTGCCGCCGAATTCCCCGCTGCTCAATCAACAGGTGAAGCAGTCGGGATTCCGCGAGAAATATCAGCTCAATATATTGGCGATTCAACGCAAAGGAGAGTATTTGCTGCATCAGCTCAAGGACGAGAAAATCCGGTTCGGCGACGCCCTGCTCGTTCAGGGAACATGGAAAAGCATCGCCCGGCTGTCGAGAGAGGAGTCGGATGTCGTCGTCGTCGGCCAGCCGCTGGAGACGGCAGCCGCGATGCCAATGAACCATAAAGCGCCGATCGCGGCCGGCATCATGCTGTTCATGATCGCGCTGCTCATTCTGGAGATATTCCCGGCCGTCATCTCCGTCATGATCGCCGCGGTTCTCATGGTAGCGACCGGATGTCTTCGCGGTATGGAGTCCGCCTACAAGACGATTAACTGGGAGAGCATCGTCCTGATTGGCGGCATGATTCCGGTGTCCATCGCGATCGAGAAGACAGGCGCGGCAGCCTTGCTCTCGCAGAAGCTCGTGCTGACCCTCGGGAATATCGGGCCGTTCGCCCTGCTCGCCGGGATCTATTTTACGACGTCGATTCTGACGCTCTTCATCAGCAATACCGCATGCGCTGTCCTGGTCGCTCCGATCGCGATGACCGCCGCGATGCAGCTGGGCGTCAATCCGCATCCATATCTGTTCGCCGTCGCGATTGCGGCCAGCATGTGCTTCGCCGTCCCGTTCTCGACCCCGCCCAACGCGTTGGTCATGTCGGCCGGCAAATATTCCTTCATGGACTATATCCGGGTGGGACTGCCGCTTCAACTGCTGCTTGGCATTGCCATGGTGGCGCTGCTGCCGCTCTTTTTTCCGTTTTAA